The following proteins come from a genomic window of Pirellula staleyi DSM 6068:
- the infB gene encoding translation initiation factor IF-2, which translates to MPIRIYALAKDLKIDSKDLVDLCTKAGITGKGSALASLEDDEVTKLKSYLDGASKRSAPAPAAPLVDMKAVLASPVGSTATLPPPPPPPPKTPPKRSAPVVEEPTPAVAEEAAPTPPPEPVAEPTPPPVVVAETPVPVEPKVEEAPAAPAVKVPPPAPTVRVAPAAPKTTPPRKEQAPPAAPAASNPSATPTPPPGNAPSTPPPSSSPNAPQRRQPGPLAPRPADMAPVRGDSLSPGRRPGIIKVLDAGKRNVETKGKEGGAPGAPAGDPPRDPQRGQARRPVIRLGEMPKSNQPPPPPPKSNEPAPQKPIMRLPTDAIAGGKRGVKPPLGELTASMNRDRRGPGDVAGKKPAMRGPLPIEPDLTTPGKGGALARGKKGVKGAPGTDAGLADMASVRADRNKARGPQQAGRRSNHFSHDDDGGRRRKNTLTRLKSHQRTAAAPRKDKLEVEVPCTVRTFSEQAGIGAGKVVAKLMVLGIMARINDPIPNEYVELLIGELGLDVTVKQPLTLEEELTKEFEGTEDAPESLVARPPIVTFLGHVDHGKTSLLDRIIGTNVVSGEAGGITQHIRAYTIKTKDGRVVAFVDTPGHEAFTEMRARGANVTDIAVLVVAADDGVMPQTEEAISHAKAAGVPIVVAMNKCDLPGADQQRVLQQLATAGLLPSEWGGEVEVVRTSAITGEGMDTLLETLLVTAELHEYKANPTREASGMCLESEQEAGRGVIAKLMVQNGTLREGDIVVCGSAHGRVKAMYDTLRPRVRLKEAPPSTPINVTGLDVAPGAGEKFYVLDDIGRARELAVGRADKSRHQSLSGTTTKVSFEEFQKQLSEGRVGKTEEATYLNLIIRADVRGSIEAILKELSKFDHPEVKIKVLQASVGGVSVADVTLAHASNAVIIAFNVIPDEAARALSDDRHVEIRRYDIIYKVTDDIKALLEGKLKPEERVVDMGRALVKQAFVISRVGTVAGSQVIQGTIDRSCRVRVNRENRTIGDYAIDSLRRDKDDVKEVSRGMECGIKLANFNDIKEGDLLEAYKIEEVARTL; encoded by the coding sequence GTGCCCATTCGGATTTACGCGTTAGCAAAAGATCTCAAGATCGACAGCAAAGACCTCGTAGATCTCTGCACCAAAGCAGGGATTACCGGGAAGGGCTCGGCGCTGGCCAGCCTCGAAGATGATGAAGTAACGAAGCTCAAGTCGTATCTCGATGGCGCGTCGAAACGATCGGCTCCTGCTCCTGCCGCTCCGCTGGTTGACATGAAGGCGGTACTGGCTTCGCCAGTTGGCTCAACAGCCACACTTCCACCTCCGCCTCCCCCACCACCGAAGACTCCCCCGAAGCGCTCGGCCCCCGTCGTGGAAGAACCGACGCCAGCTGTTGCTGAAGAGGCTGCGCCGACTCCGCCCCCTGAGCCTGTCGCAGAACCAACTCCACCTCCCGTGGTCGTGGCCGAAACGCCCGTCCCCGTCGAGCCGAAGGTCGAGGAAGCTCCCGCAGCTCCAGCTGTGAAAGTACCGCCACCGGCTCCTACCGTTCGCGTTGCTCCTGCAGCTCCCAAGACCACCCCTCCTCGCAAAGAGCAAGCCCCTCCCGCTGCTCCTGCGGCCAGCAATCCGTCGGCAACTCCGACGCCTCCTCCTGGCAATGCTCCGTCGACACCTCCACCGTCGAGCTCCCCAAACGCTCCCCAACGTCGTCAGCCAGGGCCTTTGGCCCCGCGTCCTGCCGATATGGCCCCGGTACGTGGTGACTCGCTTAGCCCAGGTCGCCGCCCCGGCATCATCAAGGTGCTGGATGCTGGCAAACGAAACGTCGAAACCAAGGGGAAAGAAGGGGGCGCACCTGGTGCGCCTGCTGGCGATCCTCCACGTGATCCCCAGCGCGGACAAGCCCGACGTCCGGTCATTCGCCTCGGCGAAATGCCCAAGTCGAATCAGCCACCACCTCCACCACCCAAGTCGAACGAACCGGCTCCACAAAAGCCGATCATGCGACTCCCCACCGACGCTATCGCCGGTGGCAAGCGTGGTGTGAAGCCACCGCTGGGCGAGCTCACCGCATCGATGAATCGCGACCGTCGAGGTCCCGGTGACGTTGCTGGTAAAAAGCCCGCCATGCGTGGCCCACTTCCGATCGAGCCCGATCTGACCACACCTGGCAAGGGTGGCGCTCTGGCACGCGGTAAGAAGGGTGTGAAAGGTGCGCCAGGCACCGATGCAGGTCTGGCCGACATGGCATCGGTTCGCGCCGATCGCAACAAAGCACGCGGTCCGCAGCAAGCGGGGCGTCGCTCGAATCACTTCTCGCACGATGATGATGGTGGACGCCGCCGCAAGAACACGCTCACGCGTCTCAAATCGCATCAGCGAACAGCAGCTGCTCCGCGTAAAGACAAACTCGAAGTCGAGGTCCCTTGCACCGTCCGCACGTTCTCCGAACAAGCGGGAATTGGTGCCGGTAAAGTCGTTGCGAAGCTGATGGTCCTGGGCATCATGGCTCGGATCAACGATCCGATTCCCAACGAATACGTCGAACTGCTCATTGGCGAACTCGGCCTCGATGTCACAGTCAAACAGCCGCTGACACTCGAAGAAGAGTTGACCAAGGAGTTTGAGGGTACGGAAGACGCGCCCGAGTCGCTCGTCGCTCGTCCGCCAATCGTCACCTTCCTGGGTCACGTCGATCACGGTAAGACGTCGCTCCTCGACCGCATCATTGGCACGAACGTGGTCTCGGGTGAAGCGGGTGGTATCACCCAGCACATCCGCGCCTACACGATCAAAACCAAAGATGGTCGCGTGGTGGCATTCGTCGATACGCCTGGTCACGAAGCATTCACGGAAATGCGTGCTCGTGGTGCCAACGTCACCGACATTGCGGTACTCGTGGTGGCCGCCGACGACGGTGTGATGCCACAAACGGAAGAAGCGATCAGCCACGCCAAAGCGGCTGGGGTTCCGATCGTGGTCGCCATGAACAAGTGCGATCTCCCGGGTGCCGATCAGCAGCGAGTGCTCCAGCAGCTCGCCACCGCTGGTTTGCTGCCGAGCGAATGGGGTGGTGAAGTGGAAGTGGTTCGTACCTCGGCCATCACAGGCGAAGGTATGGACACGCTGCTCGAAACCCTGCTCGTCACCGCCGAACTTCACGAGTACAAGGCCAACCCAACACGCGAAGCGTCGGGCATGTGCCTCGAAAGCGAACAAGAGGCTGGTCGCGGTGTGATTGCCAAGCTGATGGTGCAGAACGGAACGTTGCGTGAAGGTGATATCGTCGTCTGCGGTTCCGCTCATGGCCGCGTGAAGGCGATGTACGACACCCTTCGTCCACGCGTTCGCCTCAAAGAGGCTCCCCCATCTACTCCCATCAACGTCACTGGTCTCGACGTCGCTCCCGGTGCTGGCGAGAAGTTCTACGTACTCGACGACATCGGTCGCGCTCGTGAACTGGCTGTTGGCCGCGCTGATAAATCGCGCCACCAGAGCCTCTCGGGCACTACCACCAAGGTGTCGTTCGAAGAGTTCCAAAAGCAGTTGTCGGAAGGACGCGTCGGCAAGACCGAAGAAGCGACTTACCTCAACTTGATCATCCGCGCCGACGTGCGTGGTTCGATCGAAGCGATCCTGAAGGAACTCAGCAAGTTCGATCACCCGGAAGTGAAGATCAAGGTGCTGCAAGCTTCGGTGGGTGGTGTTTCGGTGGCCGACGTCACCCTGGCCCACGCATCGAACGCGGTGATCATTGCCTTCAACGTCATCCCCGACGAAGCAGCCCGTGCATTGTCCGACGATCGTCACGTGGAAATTCGCCGCTACGACATCATCTACAAGGTGACCGACGACATTAAGGCCTTGCTCGAAGGGAAACTCAAACCCGAAGAGCGCGTGGTCGACATGGGTCGAGCACTCGTCAAACAGGCGTTTGTCATCAGCCGCGTAGGTACTGTCGCTGGTTCGCAAGTGATCCAGGGTACGATCGATCGCTCCTGCCGCGTTCGTGTGAATCGCGAGAATCGCACCATCGGCGATTACGCCATCGATTCGCTCCGTCGCGACAAGGATGACGTGAAGGAAGTCAGCCGCGGCATGGAATGCGGCATCAAGCTGGCCAACTTCAATGACATCAAGGAAGGGGACTTGCTCGAAGCTTACAAGATCGAGGAAGTGGCCCGTACGCTGTAG
- the rbfA gene encoding 30S ribosome-binding factor RbfA, with protein sequence MTSRRILKAQEAIREVVSMAILTEIRDPRVRDVTVVKVEMTPDMRAAKIMVSVMGDEQREKLTVLGLQNSAGFLQKRIADEIDTRYTPKLTFEIDRGVKNSLEVLRILKEVLPSTSSMAPGASPPPPPVPTDELDEEYEDEVEETEDDEVDSDVENSDDENNDQK encoded by the coding sequence ATGACATCGAGGCGGATACTCAAAGCACAGGAAGCGATTCGCGAGGTGGTCAGCATGGCCATCCTGACGGAGATTCGCGATCCGCGCGTGCGCGATGTCACGGTGGTCAAGGTCGAGATGACTCCCGACATGCGTGCCGCCAAGATCATGGTTTCGGTCATGGGTGACGAGCAGCGCGAAAAGCTCACCGTGCTCGGCCTGCAGAATTCTGCCGGTTTTTTGCAGAAGCGCATCGCCGACGAAATCGACACGCGTTATACCCCCAAACTCACATTTGAAATCGACCGCGGCGTGAAGAACTCGCTCGAGGTCCTGCGCATCCTCAAGGAAGTTCTCCCTTCGACCAGCAGCATGGCTCCTGGTGCTTCTCCTCCTCCGCCACCAGTACCGACCGATGAACTGGACGAGGAATACGAAGACGAAGTAGAGGAAACCGAGGATGACGAAGTCGATAGCGACGTCGAAAATAGCGACGACGAGAACAACGATCAGAAGTGA
- a CDS encoding multiheme c-type cytochrome: MRFRRCDGYVWANLAILAILSICLIALAIVVGCGSDPQETPAQEPASELAPPEVVLPTTDPLPGPEVEPPPRVQPAPEVPAAEPPTEPAAETPSPIPTAENPLRAPAATAAVDGETEKPSKAPPEPYAWPKWPKPQFAFFVTGQQMGYIEPCGCTGLENQKGGLARRHSLLTQLKQTSGWEVVPIDVGSQVRRYGRQSEIKFTQTANALRLLGYQAVTLGKDDLRLNAGELLAATNPDTDRESIFTSANVALLARELQPRFRIIEAGGRKIGVIGALADDYEQQLQSDEIVHEGAVEALKAGAAEMKQAGCDLLVLLAHASMDATKKLATAVPEFDLVVTSGGVGEPTRELVPIEGTKSRMAQVGTKGMYVGIIGVYDDAKEPLRYERVPLDSRLSDSKAMLDLLAEYQNQLQQLGLGELGLRPQPHPSGRTFVGTSTCVDCHTKAGEVWANSKHAHATDSLVTPPNSRGDIARHFDPECLSCHVTGWEPQKFFPFASGYESLEKTPVMAHSGCENCHGPGSAHVAAENGDGSPSMADILQRREEMKLPLAGGVAERRCMECHDIDNSPDFHVKGAFEKYWKQVEHIGKD; the protein is encoded by the coding sequence ATGCGATTTCGACGCTGCGACGGATATGTGTGGGCCAATCTCGCGATCCTCGCGATCCTTTCGATCTGCTTGATCGCCTTGGCAATCGTGGTGGGTTGCGGCAGCGATCCCCAGGAGACTCCTGCTCAGGAACCTGCCTCCGAGCTTGCTCCTCCGGAAGTCGTGCTCCCTACGACCGACCCGCTTCCAGGTCCCGAAGTTGAGCCACCACCGCGTGTACAGCCTGCGCCGGAAGTTCCTGCAGCAGAGCCACCCACGGAGCCTGCCGCAGAAACGCCATCCCCGATTCCTACCGCAGAGAATCCGCTCCGTGCGCCAGCTGCGACTGCTGCAGTCGACGGGGAAACCGAAAAACCGAGCAAAGCTCCTCCTGAACCGTACGCGTGGCCGAAGTGGCCTAAGCCGCAGTTCGCCTTCTTTGTGACGGGCCAGCAGATGGGCTACATCGAGCCCTGCGGTTGCACGGGTCTCGAAAATCAGAAGGGGGGGCTCGCTCGACGGCATTCGCTCCTGACGCAGCTGAAGCAAACTTCTGGCTGGGAAGTGGTGCCGATTGATGTTGGCAGTCAGGTTCGTCGTTACGGCCGTCAGTCTGAAATCAAGTTCACCCAAACAGCCAACGCGCTCCGTTTGCTCGGCTATCAAGCGGTGACACTCGGGAAAGATGATCTCCGCCTCAATGCAGGGGAACTGCTCGCTGCCACCAATCCCGACACCGATCGCGAAAGTATCTTCACGTCGGCCAATGTGGCGCTGCTCGCCCGCGAATTGCAGCCACGATTTCGGATCATCGAAGCAGGGGGACGAAAAATTGGCGTGATCGGCGCGCTGGCCGATGACTACGAACAACAGCTCCAAAGCGACGAAATTGTGCACGAAGGAGCTGTCGAGGCTCTCAAGGCAGGGGCTGCTGAAATGAAGCAGGCCGGCTGCGATCTATTGGTTTTGCTCGCGCACGCTTCGATGGACGCCACCAAAAAACTTGCCACGGCGGTCCCTGAATTCGACCTCGTCGTCACTTCCGGTGGCGTTGGTGAACCGACGCGCGAACTCGTTCCGATCGAAGGGACGAAATCGCGCATGGCCCAGGTCGGTACCAAGGGGATGTATGTCGGCATCATCGGGGTTTACGACGACGCGAAAGAACCGCTGCGCTACGAACGAGTCCCTCTCGACAGCCGACTTTCCGACTCCAAAGCGATGCTCGATCTGCTCGCGGAGTATCAAAACCAACTTCAGCAACTGGGACTCGGCGAACTGGGACTTCGTCCCCAGCCACATCCTTCGGGACGCACCTTCGTGGGAACTTCCACCTGCGTCGATTGCCATACCAAGGCGGGAGAAGTTTGGGCCAACTCCAAGCATGCTCATGCCACCGATTCGCTCGTCACGCCACCGAATTCACGAGGCGACATTGCTCGACATTTCGATCCCGAATGTCTCAGCTGTCACGTGACTGGCTGGGAGCCGCAGAAGTTTTTCCCCTTTGCTTCGGGCTATGAATCGCTCGAGAAAACCCCGGTCATGGCCCACAGTGGGTGCGAGAATTGCCACGGTCCAGGCTCGGCGCATGTCGCGGCTGAAAATGGAGATGGTTCGCCCAGCATGGCTGACATCCTGCAGCGTCGCGAAGAGATGAAGCTTCCCTTGGCTGGAGGTGTTGCCGAACGCCGCTGCATGGAATGCCACGACATCGATAACAGCCCCGATTTCCACGTGAAGGGGGCGTTTGAGAAGTACTGGAAGCAGGTCGAGCACATCGGCAAAGATTAA
- a CDS encoding DUF1573 domain-containing protein yields MKLVLASLVALAVGVGLGILSTSFELGDDYLPVPLAERVTQGRPIAIVVNGDHHNFGKMQRNGKSSHEFIVRNDGTEPLSLTTGDTTCKCTLFKAGSGTLAPGESTKVKLEWTAKTGDEEFSQSAELRTNDPDRQVIRLVIEGKIFEPLKADRREVNFGTIVGSEPVSGVFRLLAFENKTLELATHEFSQERAKEKFKLESRPLTAEELTESDGATAGLEIRISLDSGLPLGALSQTIKMKTTAENLPMIELPIMATVVSDLSLSGPKVNQEKGLVSLGVLPRGKELKHTVFVLVKGPYRDDVQLTIDSVDPSTSLQAKLGEPSRDNPKIVRYPLEIIVPADATPVQRVSGGGFGQIKFKTTHPETKEFKVFVNFAVSE; encoded by the coding sequence GGCACTCGCCGTGGGTGTGGGGCTTGGCATTTTGAGTACGAGTTTTGAACTGGGAGACGACTATCTTCCCGTTCCACTTGCCGAGCGTGTGACGCAAGGGCGACCGATTGCGATTGTCGTCAACGGCGATCACCACAACTTCGGCAAGATGCAGCGCAATGGAAAGTCGTCGCACGAATTCATCGTGCGTAACGATGGAACAGAACCCCTTTCGCTCACCACCGGGGACACCACTTGCAAATGCACCCTGTTTAAAGCTGGAAGCGGAACCCTGGCTCCAGGTGAGTCGACCAAGGTGAAGCTGGAGTGGACTGCCAAAACGGGGGACGAAGAATTCTCGCAATCAGCCGAACTTCGGACCAACGATCCTGATCGACAGGTGATTCGACTGGTGATCGAGGGGAAGATTTTCGAGCCTCTGAAGGCCGATCGTCGGGAGGTGAACTTCGGTACGATCGTCGGGAGTGAACCGGTCTCCGGAGTTTTTCGTTTGCTTGCTTTCGAGAACAAAACGCTCGAACTGGCGACGCATGAATTCTCGCAGGAGCGAGCCAAGGAGAAGTTCAAGCTCGAGTCGCGCCCCCTTACAGCGGAGGAATTAACCGAGTCGGATGGTGCCACGGCAGGGCTCGAGATTCGCATCAGCCTCGATTCAGGATTGCCACTCGGCGCTCTCTCGCAAACGATCAAAATGAAGACTACGGCCGAGAACCTGCCGATGATCGAACTACCGATCATGGCCACTGTGGTGAGTGATTTGTCCCTTTCGGGGCCTAAGGTCAACCAGGAGAAGGGGCTCGTATCGCTGGGCGTCTTACCACGCGGCAAGGAACTGAAGCACACGGTGTTTGTGCTCGTGAAAGGACCCTATCGCGACGATGTGCAGTTGACCATCGATTCCGTGGATCCCTCGACGAGCTTGCAGGCCAAACTTGGGGAGCCTTCACGCGACAACCCCAAAATCGTTCGCTATCCGCTCGAAATCATCGTGCCAGCGGATGCCACTCCCGTGCAGCGCGTGAGTGGAGGCGGGTTTGGTCAAATTAAATTCAAAACCACGCATCCCGAAACCAAGGAATTCAAAGTCTTTGTGAATTTTGCGGTCAGCGAGTAG
- a CDS encoding ABC transporter ATP-binding protein, whose translation MADVTLRGVSKTFSGGRQAVTAVDLDVPAGELLVLVGPSGSGKTTLLRLIAGLEKPDVGEVLIGGSSMQATPPHRRDVAMVFQSLALYGHMRVKDHVAAGLTRSSGSGWIGPWWRACSRLWGAMLGSPKAGSALRDRLSPSEIQRRVTWAAELTSITPLLDFMPEDLSGGEQQRVALARALVRKPKLFLLDEPLSSLDGPLRTNLAREIRQLQKQTGMTMIYVTHDYREATSMGDRLAVLDGGRLSQIGTPHQLLDAPTSLRTARLFAYPTLNEISGRLMPQAAGLAFVADQYPEPLLTGLAAENFSRDTASLLQERITLAFRPASVEIDGSAEAAISALRIAAKVTSIRRAGDLVTTELTATSPELTLMASCTSMPQHREGDSVIAFVPTRQLFWFDSSTGESIGAVRDSSPDLGPSSRVRK comes from the coding sequence ATGGCAGACGTTACGCTACGTGGCGTCTCCAAGACTTTCTCCGGTGGTCGGCAAGCAGTCACGGCGGTCGATCTGGACGTTCCTGCAGGCGAGCTACTCGTGCTCGTCGGCCCGAGCGGTTCCGGTAAAACGACCCTCTTGCGGCTGATCGCGGGACTCGAAAAACCTGACGTGGGTGAAGTGCTGATTGGCGGCAGCTCGATGCAGGCCACGCCCCCTCACCGGCGCGATGTGGCGATGGTGTTTCAGTCGCTGGCTCTCTATGGGCACATGCGAGTGAAAGATCATGTGGCAGCAGGACTTACGCGATCGTCAGGAAGTGGCTGGATAGGCCCATGGTGGCGAGCTTGCTCGCGGCTGTGGGGAGCGATGCTGGGTAGCCCCAAAGCTGGCTCAGCATTGCGGGACAGACTTTCCCCGAGCGAAATACAAAGGCGGGTGACGTGGGCTGCAGAGCTCACGAGCATCACGCCTTTGCTTGATTTTATGCCCGAGGATTTGTCAGGCGGTGAGCAGCAGCGAGTGGCACTGGCGCGTGCTTTGGTGCGTAAGCCGAAACTGTTCCTGCTCGACGAGCCCCTCTCCAGCCTCGATGGTCCGCTACGAACCAACTTGGCCCGCGAGATTCGACAGCTTCAGAAGCAAACCGGCATGACGATGATTTATGTGACTCACGATTATCGCGAAGCAACCAGCATGGGCGACCGCCTAGCTGTGCTCGACGGCGGTCGTCTGTCGCAAATCGGCACGCCCCACCAGTTGCTCGACGCCCCCACGTCGCTTCGCACTGCTCGGCTGTTTGCTTATCCCACGCTTAACGAAATCTCTGGCCGCCTGATGCCTCAAGCAGCAGGTCTCGCCTTCGTAGCCGATCAATATCCCGAGCCACTTTTGACCGGCCTTGCCGCTGAGAACTTCTCGCGCGATACCGCGTCACTTCTGCAGGAGCGCATCACCCTGGCATTTCGCCCCGCATCGGTCGAGATTGATGGATCTGCTGAAGCGGCGATTAGCGCCCTGCGTATTGCTGCCAAGGTGACAAGCATTCGCCGTGCTGGCGACTTGGTGACAACCGAGCTCACGGCGACTAGCCCAGAGCTAACGCTGATGGCTAGCTGCACGTCGATGCCCCAGCACCGCGAGGGAGACTCGGTCATCGCCTTCGTGCCCACAAGACAACTATTCTGGTTCGACTCGTCGACGGGTGAGTCAATCGGGGCTGTGCGAGACTCTTCGCCAGACCTCGGGCCTTCGAGCCGTGTGAGGAAATAG
- the nusA gene encoding transcription termination factor NusA: MNPADMLRIVDSLHREKNIDKDVVFQAIEAALVSAAKKHYGDAADITINIDRNTGALSGIADGQALDPEEISGRIGAQTAKQVIIQKIREAERDSLLGEYGDQIGQLINGVVTRSEGAATIVSLGTIEAILPRSEQIPGETHHPNERVRAIVFEVKPQGSRVKVVLSRTRPQFVQRLFEQEIPEIADGVISVNAIAREPAHRSKVAVSSTDQRVDCVGACVGVRGNRIKNIVDELSGERIDIVRWSDDAETLIRASLQPAEVDQVLLCDMIGRAIVLVREDQLSLAIGRKGQNVRLASKLCGWDIEIMTNDELEQQIDRAVGGFSKIEGVTEELAQRLVEQGYLSYDDLSVIEPDALMEMGGLTEEQVEEIVNQAETLATDAERAADEERRRKREERASEGASE; encoded by the coding sequence ATGAATCCTGCTGATATGTTGCGTATTGTCGATTCTCTCCATCGCGAGAAGAACATCGATAAAGATGTCGTTTTTCAAGCTATTGAGGCGGCTCTCGTCTCAGCGGCGAAGAAGCACTACGGCGATGCCGCCGACATCACGATCAACATCGATCGCAACACCGGAGCTCTCTCCGGCATAGCCGATGGCCAAGCGCTCGACCCTGAGGAAATCAGTGGTCGCATTGGTGCTCAAACGGCCAAGCAAGTGATCATTCAAAAGATTCGTGAAGCAGAGCGCGACTCGCTCCTCGGCGAATATGGCGATCAAATCGGCCAGCTGATCAACGGCGTGGTCACCCGCAGCGAGGGAGCAGCGACGATTGTGTCGCTCGGTACCATCGAAGCCATTCTGCCTCGCAGCGAGCAAATCCCGGGCGAAACGCATCATCCGAACGAACGCGTTCGCGCGATTGTGTTTGAAGTGAAGCCACAAGGAAGCCGCGTGAAAGTGGTGCTCAGCCGCACCCGTCCGCAGTTCGTGCAGCGTCTGTTCGAGCAAGAGATTCCAGAAATCGCCGATGGCGTGATCAGCGTGAATGCGATCGCTCGCGAACCAGCCCACCGCAGCAAGGTGGCTGTCAGCAGCACCGATCAGCGCGTCGATTGCGTCGGCGCCTGCGTCGGTGTGCGCGGCAATCGTATTAAGAACATTGTCGACGAACTCTCGGGCGAACGGATCGATATTGTTCGCTGGAGCGACGACGCCGAAACCCTGATTCGCGCTTCGCTGCAACCAGCGGAAGTCGATCAAGTGCTGCTGTGCGATATGATCGGCCGCGCGATCGTGCTGGTCCGCGAAGATCAGCTGTCGCTGGCAATTGGCCGTAAAGGTCAGAACGTTCGACTCGCCAGCAAGCTTTGCGGCTGGGACATCGAAATCATGACCAACGACGAGCTCGAACAGCAAATCGACCGCGCTGTGGGTGGCTTCTCGAAGATCGAAGGGGTGACGGAAGAACTGGCTCAGCGACTCGTGGAGCAAGGCTATCTGTCGTACGACGATCTTTCGGTGATCGAACCCGACGCCCTGATGGAAATGGGTGGACTGACCGAAGAGCAGGTCGAAGAGATCGTGAACCAGGCGGAAACCCTGGCAACCGACGCTGAACGGGCTGCTGACGAAGAACGCCGCCGCAAACGCGAAGAGCGTGCCAGCGAAGGGGCTAGCGAATAG